The genomic interval CGGCATCGAGCACGGCGTGGAGACCGGGGGCTGCGACCAGTGGCCGGGAGTTGTCGAACGGTTGCAACCCGCGAACGGCGAGCCGGTCCCGCACATGGGCTGGAACACGGTCGATGTCCCTATCTCGACGTCGTTGTTCCAGGGGATCGAGAACGAGCGGTTCTACTTCGTCCACTCCTACGGTGTCCGCGCGTGGGACCTCCAGGACACGCGGGCCTCGGTGACACCGGCCGTCACCTGGACGTCGTACGCCGGAGACCGGTTCGTCGCCGCGGTCGAGAACGGTCCGCTCAGTGCGACCCAGTTCCACCCCGAGAAGTCCGGCGACGCCGGCGCCGAGTTCCTGGCCAACTGGGTCCACGCACTCTGACCGCCGCGCTGATGGACGACGGCTGCCTCATGCGGAGCGGGTGACGACGTCCCGGGCGCCCCGGTGTGGGATGGATTGCGGCGGCAACTCGTGTCGCCGCGAACGAGGGGCGATCGGCGATGACCGGGATCAGCAGCACGACGAAGACCGCGACCGGCGACATGGCCGTCATGCCACGGTTCACGAGGGACACCGTGCTGGCGGTTCCCAAGGACCGAATGCCGGATGGCGAGATGCTGCCGCAGTCGGCGTACCAGCTCGTCCGGGACGAGGTGATGCTGGACGGTAACGCCCGGTTCAACCTGGCCACGTTCGTGACCACGTGGATGAACGACGAGGCGGACCGGCTGTACGCCGAGACGGTCGACAAGAACATGGTCGACAAGGACGAGTACCCGCAGACGGCGGAGATCGAGGCCCGGTGCGTGCGCATGCTCGCCGACCTGTGGAACGCGCCGGACACGGCCGACGCGATCGGGACGTCGACGACGGGCAGCTCCGAGGGCTGCATGCTGGGCGGCCTCGCACTCAAGCGGCGCTGGCAGCACGCGCGCCGCGCCGCGGGTCAGCCCTTCGACCGGCCCAACCTCGTGATGGGCCAGAACGTGCAGGTCGTGTGGGAGAAGTTCGCCGAGTACTGGGATGTCGAGCCGAGATACGTGCCGCTGGAGGGCGACGACCTCTACCTGACCGCCGACCGGGCTCTGCGGTTCGTGGACGAGAACACCATCGGTGTGGTCGCCATCCTCGGCTCGACGATGGAAGGCAGTTACGAGCCGGTCGCGCAGATCTGCGCCGCGCTGGACGAACTGGAGGAGCGGACCGGACTGAACGTGCCGGTGCATGTCGACGCCGCGTCCGGTGGCTTCGTCGCTCCCTTCATCCAGCCCGACCTGGTGTGGGACTTCCGGCTGCCGCGCGTGGCGTCGATCCAGGCCTCCGGTCACAAGTACGGGCTCGTCTATCCGGGTGTCGGCTGGGTGCTGTGGCGGCACACCGAGAACCTGCCCGAGGAGCTCGTCTTCAA from Kribbella sp. NBC_00709 carries:
- a CDS encoding glutamate decarboxylase, with the translated sequence MTGISSTTKTATGDMAVMPRFTRDTVLAVPKDRMPDGEMLPQSAYQLVRDEVMLDGNARFNLATFVTTWMNDEADRLYAETVDKNMVDKDEYPQTAEIEARCVRMLADLWNAPDTADAIGTSTTGSSEGCMLGGLALKRRWQHARRAAGQPFDRPNLVMGQNVQVVWEKFAEYWDVEPRYVPLEGDDLYLTADRALRFVDENTIGVVAILGSTMEGSYEPVAQICAALDELEERTGLNVPVHVDAASGGFVAPFIQPDLVWDFRLPRVASIQASGHKYGLVYPGVGWVLWRHTENLPEELVFKVNYLGGNMPTFALNFSRPGAQVLLQYFQFVRLGRDGYQRIQQTCQDVAVHLSDAIKAMPEFELVSDGQDLPVFAFRMADGITKYTAYDVSRKLRERGWLVPAYSMPPNREDLVVLRVVVRNGFSHDMADLFLRDLRVAMDWLDGLETPMPREKEPAGFHH
- the hisH gene encoding imidazole glycerol phosphate synthase subunit HisH, whose translation is MSKKVVLLDYGSGNIRSGERALQRVGADVKVTADYNEALNADGLLVPGVGAFEACMTGLKAVRGDVIVDRRLSGGRPVLGICVGMQILFARGIEHGVETGGCDQWPGVVERLQPANGEPVPHMGWNTVDVPISTSLFQGIENERFYFVHSYGVRAWDLQDTRASVTPAVTWTSYAGDRFVAAVENGPLSATQFHPEKSGDAGAEFLANWVHAL